The Streptomyces sp. NBC_01439 genome contains the following window.
GGTGGCGGCCTCCTCGTCCAGCTCCGTGATCTCGTCGAGCAGCGGCTGCGGGTCCTCGTACCGGGTCCACAGGCCTTCTAGGTTCAGCACGCCGAGGCCGCCGAGCTCGCCGATGCGGATGGCGGTCTGCGGGGAGACGACCGAGTCCATGGGGGCGGCCAGGAAGGGGAGCTCGAAGCGGTACGCGTCGATCTGCCAGGCGATCGAGACCTCCTTCGGGTCCCGGGTACGCCGGCTCGGGACGATGGCGATGTCGTCGAACGCGTACGCCCTGCGGCCGCGCTTGCCGCGCCCGATCTCGATCTCAGTCACGTGTGGTGGCCTTTCCTCTGGGTCTGCCCGTCCAGTATCCCCGAACGCCGGGGGCCCGCGTTCCGGTGACCGCTGTACGGACGGCTGCGCGGGCACGGCGAAGGGGCGGGCCCGACGGGCCCGCCCCCTCACCTCATGCCGTTCAGCCCTTGCGGGAGTAGTTCGGCGCTTCGACCGTCATCTGGATGTCGTGCGGGTGGCTCTCCTTGAGGCCCGCCGAGGTGATCCGGACGAACCGGCCGCGGTCCTGCAGCTCGGGGACCGTGCGGCCGCCCACGTAGAACATCGACTGGCGCAGGCCGCCGACGAGCTGGTGCACGACCGCGGAGAGCGGACCCCGGTAGGGGACCTGGCCCTCGATGCCCTCGGGGATGAGCTTGTCGTCGCCGCCCACGCCCTCCTGGAAGTAGCGGTCCTTGGAGAAGGACTTCTGCTCGCCGCGGGACTGCATCGCGCCGAGCGAACCCATGCCGCGGTACGACTTGAACTGCTTGCCGTTGATGAAGAGCAGCTCGCCCGGGGACTCCTCGCAGCCCGCGAGCAGCGAGCCGAGCATCACCGTGTCGGCACCCGCGACCAGGGCCTTGGCGATGTCGCCGGAGTACTGCAGGCCGCCGTCGCCGATGACCGGGACACCGGCCGCCTTGGCGGCGAGCGAGGCCTCGTAGATCGCGGTGACCTGCGGGACGCCGATGCCGGCGACGACGCGGGTGGTGCAGATGGAGCCGGGGCCGACGCCGACCTTGATGCCGTCGCAGCCGGCGTCGATCAGCGCCTGCGCACCGTCACGCGTGGCGACGTTGCCGCCGATGACGTCGACGGTGGAGTTCGACTTGATCTTGGCGACCATGTCGCCGACCAGGCGGGAGTGACCGTGGGCGGTGTCGACGACGATGAAGTCGGCGCCCGCCTCGATCAGGGCCTGGGCGCGCTCGTACGCGTCGCCGGCGACGCCGACGGCCGCGCCGACGAGGAGCCGGCCGCCCTTGTCCTTGGCGGCGTTCGGGTACTTCTCGGCCTTGACGAAGTCCTTGACCGTGATGAGGCCCTTGAGGATGCCCGCGTCGTCGACCAGCGGAAGCTTCTCGATCTTGTGGCGGCGCAGCAGCTCCATGGCGTCCACGCCCGAGATGCCGACCTTGCCCGTGACCAGCGGCATCGGGGTCATGACCTCGCGCACCTGGCGGCTGCGGTCCGACTCGAAGGCCATGTCGCGGTTGGTGACGATGCCGAGGAGCTTGCCGGCGGGGTCGGTGACCGGGACGCCGGAGATGCGGAACTTCGCGCAGAGCTCGTCGGCCTCGCGCAGCGTCGCGTCCGGGTGCACCGTGATCGGGTCGGTGACCATGCCGGACTCGGAGCGCTTGACCAGGTCGACCTGGTTGGCCTGGTCGGCGATGGAGAGGTTGCGGTGCAGCACGCCGACGCCGCCCTGCCGGGCCATGGCGATGGCCATGCGGGACTCGGTGACCTTGTCCATGGCGGCGGACAGCAGCGGAACGTTGACGCGCACGTTGCGCGAGATGAGGGAAGAGGTGTCGATCGCATCAGGCGCCATGTCCGACGCGCCCGGCAGCAGCAGCACGTCGTCGTAGGTCAGTCCGAGCGTGGCGAATTTGTCGGGCACTCCGTCGGCGGTCATGACACCTTCCCAATGGTCTTGCTCAGCGCGGATGTCCATGCTAACGGGATCCCGACGCGTCTCATTCCACGACCAAGGTCAAGCAGAAGTTTCGTCACTTCCTACGATTGCGGCCCGTGGCCGAGGCCCACGCAGAGCCATGTGGAGCCACGCCGAGCTGTGCGCACGGACCGGCACGGAGCCCTTCCGGGCCGTTTCGAGCCGCTTCGAGCCGTACGGACCGCGGCGGGCCACGAGACCGCGCGGCCCGCACGGCTGCCTACTGCTCGGCGAGTGCCCGCAGCCGGCTGAGCGCGCGGTGCTGGGCCACGCGCACGGCCCCCGGGGACATTCCGAGCATCTGGCCGGTCTCCTCCGCGGTCAGCCCGACGGCCACCCGCAGCACGAGGAGCTCGCGCTGGTTCTCCGGGAGGTTGGCCAGCAGCTTCTTGGCCCAGGCGGCGTCGCTGCTGAGCAGCGCGCGCTCCTCCGGGCCCAGCGAGTCGTCGGGCCGCTCCGGCATCTCGTCGGAGGGCACGGCCGTGCTGCCCGGGTGCCGCATGGCGGCCCGCTGCAGGTCGGCGACCTTGTGCGCGGCGATCGCGAAGACGAAGGCCTCGAAGGGCCGCCCGGTGTCCCGGTAGCGCGGCAGCGCCATCAGGACGGCGACGCAGACCTCCTGCGCCAGGTCCTCCACGAAGTGACGAGCGTCACCCGGCAATCGCGAGAGCCGGGTGCGGCAGTAGCGGATCGCGAGGGGGTGCACGAAGGCGAGCAGGTCGTGCGTGGCCTGCTCGTCACCCTCCACCGCCCTGCGTACGAGCGCGCTGACGCCCCCGGCACTGCCGCCTTTGGCGGCGCCGGTCGGGCCTGTGGCCGCGGGTGACCCCAGGGCCTCGTCGTCGCGCATCAATCCATGGTGCCTTGGCGCCGGAGCATCCGCGCCGCCATGGCCCTTGTTGTGCATCGAAGCGTTATGAGCAGGTGCGCCGGAACTCATCATCTGCGCCCTCCCCTCCCGCTCGGCCGAATAGTCCCCGAGAGACTCCACACCCTCAAGGATGCGGCATCGCGCACGAAGCGAGACGTCCCCCGGATTGTGCCCCGCCAATCCCCGGGTGCGCACCGGGTACGGCGGGGACGGGGATGCCCTCGATCAGACGAGCCGTCGAGGGCGGCGCGCCGCCCCGTCCGCAGGTGGCGGACGGGACCTCTCCCGACCATCCGCGGCCTGTGGCGGACCGGGCCGGGCCCGGCCACGACCGGGAGGTCAGCGAACCAGACCCCAGCGGAAACCGAGTGCCACCGCGTGCGCCCGGTCCGAGGCCCCGAGCTTCTTGAACAGCCGGCGGGCGTGCGTCTTGACCGTGTCCTCGGAGAGGAAGAGCTCGCGCCCGATCTCCGCGTTGGACCGGCCGTGGCTCATGCCCTCCAGCACCTGGATCTCGCGCGCGGTGAGCGTGGGCGCGGCGCCCATCTCGGCCGAGCGGAGCCGGCGCGGGGCCAGTCGCCAGGTCGGGTCGGCGAGGGCCTGGGTGACCGTGGCCCGCAGTTCGGCGCGCGAGGCGTCCTTGTGCAGGTACCCACGGGCGCCGGCGGCGACCGCGAGGGCCACGCCGTCCAGGTCCTCGGCGACCGTCAGCATGATGATGCGGGCGCCGGGGTCGGCCGAGAGCAGTCGACGGACCGTCTCCACACCGCCCAGCCCGGGCATCCGTACATCCATCAGAATCAGGTCGGAGCGGTCGGCGCCCCAGCGGCGGAGGACTTCCTCGCCGTTGGCAGCCGTCGTCACACGCTCGACGCCGGGCACGGTGGCAACCGCGCGACGGAGCGCCTCTCGGGCAAGCGGGGAGTCGTCGCAGACGAGGACGGATGTCATGACCGCCCTCCGCAGCTGCTGATGCGCGTCACCTTGAGCCTCCAGGCTGGTACGTATCGTCACCTGTGCGGTCGATGCCCCCGGACACCTGTCCGAGAACTTATTGGTTCAACCGCCTTCGCACTCTCAACGATGGTCACTCGAAAGAGTTACGGGTCGGACGGACACCTTCAGCACTCTACGTGAGGAAGCGATCACGGCGCTGGAGCCACGAGCCGCTTGTCCTCCATCTGGAGCTATGCCCTATTTGGCGGCTTTCCTTCCGTTTGGCACGTGTCTGAGGCTAGATTCCCAATGAGTCATATTTACATCTACTCCGACAGTAGGTGTGGAGACATGGACCGTATCCGCCTCAGTACCGGCACCAAGAGGGACTACCAATGGCAGATTTCTCCCGCCTCCCCGGACCGAACGCCGACCTCTGGGACTGGCAGCTGCTAGCCGCCTGCCGCGGGGTCGACAGCTCTCTCTTCTTCCACCCGGAAGGCGAGCGGGGCGCGGCCAGGAGCGCGCGCGAGGCCTCGGCTAAAGAGGTCTGCATGAGATGCCCGGTGCGTTCGGAATGCGCCGCGCACGCACTCGCCGTCCGAGAGCCCTACGGGGTGTGGGGCGGCCTCACCGAGGACGAGCGCGAAGAACTGATGGGCCGCGCCCGGCACCGCCTGATCCCCGCGTCGAGTGCGATCGGACCGATCGCGCCGAACTGAGAGTCGCCGAAACGTCCGAAGGAACGTTTCCTCGAATCACCAACACACCTGGGCGTGTCGCCGCCCGGCCCGCGTTTCACCCGTTCGGCCGTACCCGGCCCCACGACGTGTGCGCCCCCGGCCGCCGCCGGGGGCGGACGCGCGTCAGCGCGCGGCCGCCCGCTCCAGTTCGGCCAGGGTCGCGGCCACGGCCGGCACCCGGGCCAGGTCGGGCAGGGTCAGCGCCACCACCTCGCGCTCGACGGCCGGCTCCACCGACACCGTGCTCACACCCTTGGCCCGTACGGACTCCACCGCGAGCTCCGGCAGTACCGCCACGCCCAGCCCCGCGCCGACCAGGCCGACCACCGCCGGGTAGTCGTCGGTGGCGAAGTCGATGCGCGGGGTGAAGCCCGCGCCCTCGCACACGTCCACCAGATGGCGACGGCAGCGCGGACAGCCGGCGATCCAGGGTTCGTCCGCCAGCTCCGCCATGCCCACGCGCTCCGCCCCGGCCAGCCGGTGCCCCTCGGGGACCAACCCGACGAGCCGGTCGGTCAGCAGCGGCCGCACCACGAGGTCGTCCCACTCCGCGGCGGAATGGTCCGCCCCGCCGTACCGGAAGGCCAGCGCCAGGTCGCAGTCGCCCTCGCGGAGCATCTCCACCGAACGCGGCGGCTCCGCCTCGACCAGCGAGATGCGGGTCCCGGGGTGCTCGGCGCGCATCGCGGCGAGTGCGGTCGGCACCAGGGTGGAACTGCCGCTGGGGAAGGACACGAGCCGGACCCGACCCGCGCGCAGCCCCGCGATGGCCGCGACCTCCTCCTCCGCGGCGGTCAGCCCGGCCAGGATCCCCGCGGCATGGCGGACCAGGGCCTCGCCCGCCTGGGTCAGCCGCATCTCGCGACCGGTGCGGATCAGCAGCGGGGTGCCGGCCGACTGCTCCAGCGCCTTCATCTGCTGGGAGACGGCGGGCTGGGTGCAGCCGAGCTCGCGGGCGGCGGCCGAGAAGGACCCGGTCCCGGCGACGGCGCGCAGAACCCGGAGATGACGTGCTTCGATCACCCTTCGAGCATAAGCCCTACTTTGATTTCCACGCCAATACTCCGGTGTCACTTTGAGGCGGCTCCGGTTAGCGTGATCCCATGGGCTCCATGCAATTGATCTCTGTGAACCTCGGCCGCGCCACGGCTGTCGACTACACCGACGCGGAGGGCGGCATGACGGGCATCGGCAAACGTCCCGTGCCCGGACCGGTCCGCGTCGTCGCCCCGGGCCCCAAGGCCACCGGCCTCGGCAGCGGCCTGGAAGGTGACGCCATCTGCGACCGGCGCCACCACGGCGGCGACCACCAGGCCGTCTACGCGTACGCCCGCGAGGACCTGGACCTGTGGGAGCAGCTGCTGGGCCGCGAACTGCCCGGCGGGCTCTTCGGCGAGAACCTCACCACCTCCGGCATCGACCTGAACGCCGCGCGGATCGGTGAACGCTGGCAGGTCGGCGCGGACCTCGTCCTCGAAGTGGCCTCGGCCCGCATCCCGTGCCGGACCTTCCAGGGGGCCATGGGCGAGGCCGGCTGGGTCAAGCGGTTCACCGAGGAGGCCCGGCCGGGAGCGTACCTGCGGGTGATCGAGGAGGGTTCGGTCTCCCCCGGCGACCCCATCCAGATCGTCCACCGACCGGACCACGACGTGACGGTGCAACTGTGGTTCCGCGCCTTCACCACCGAGCGGGCGCTGCTGCCGCTCACCCTGGCCGCGGGCGAGGCTATGGAGCCGAAGGCCCGCGAGCGGGTTCGCCTGTGCGTGGAGAAGTACGGGGCGGGGACCGGGGCGAGGTAGCACCGTCATCCCGGGAAGCTAGGTTGCGCCTATGACGACTGCGTTGATTACGGGATCCACGGCGGGCATCGGCGCCGCCTTCGCCCGGCGGCTGGCCGCCCAGGGGCACAATCTGGTGCTGGTGGCGCGCGACACGAAGCGGCTCGGCGAGCAGGCCACCGAGCTGCACGACCGGCACGGCATCGAGGCCGAGGTGCTGGCCGCCGACCTCTCCACGGAGGAGGGCATCGCGGCGGTCGAGGACCGCCTCGACGACCGCACCCACCCGGTGGACCTGCTGGTCAACAACGCGGGCTTCGGCAACAAGGGCCGCTACCTCGAAGTCTCCATGGCCGACGAGTTGACCATGCTGAAGGTGCACGTCGAGGCGGTCCTGCGGCTGACCTCGGCGGCCACGGAATCGATGCGCTCGCGCGGCCGGGGCGGCGTGATCAACGTGGCCTCGGTGGCCGCCTTCGTACCGCGCGGCACGTACGGGGCGAGCAAGGCCTGGGTCGTGCAGTTCACCCAGGGTGCGGCGCGGGACCTGGCGGGCTCCGGGGTGCGGCTGATGGCCCTGTGCCCCGGCTTCGTCCGGACGGAGTTCCACCAGCGGGCCGGCATGGGCACGGACAACATCCCCGGCTGGATGTGGCTGGACGCCGACAAGCTGGTGACCGCGGCCCTGGCCGACCTGGCCCGCGGGAAGACGGTGTCGATCCCGGACCCGCGGTACAAGGCGCTGATGGGCGTGGTGAAGCTGACGCCGCGCGGACTGCTGGGCGGGGTGTCCTCGCGCACGGGCCGCAAGTACGGCCCCCAGTAGCCCTGGAGGGCGCCCCGCGGGGCCCCTTCACGAGCGGCCAACCGGGGGAAATCTCCCTAAACTGGACCTGTCCCATCCAGCGCGGGAGGCGACGCGATGACATTCGTACAAGTGATCGATTATGAGACCAGGCGGTTCGACGAGATGAACGCGCTCATCGACCGCTGGGCGGAGCAGAGCAGCGGCCGGCGCACCGCCACGCACACGATGATCGGCCAGGACCGCGAGGCCCGGAACCACTACGTGGACATGGTGGAGTTCGCCTCGTACGAGGAGGCCATGAAGAACTCCCACCTCCCCGAGACGGACCGGATGTTCCAGGAAATGGTGGCCCTCTGCGAAGGCATGCCGAAGTTCATGAACCTCGACGTGGTCCGCGACGAACACCTCAACAAGCAGCTCGCCAACCGGGTGTTCGAAGAAGCGGCCATGGCCGGGAACATGAGCGTCCTCGACGAGTGCTTCGCGACGAACTACATCGACCACGACGCCAGCAGGGCGGAGTCCACCGTCATCGGACGCGAGGCCATGAAGTCGGACATGGAGACGTGGCGCGCGGGCTTCGACATGACCTTCGAGCCGACGGCCCAGCTGGCCGAGGGCGACATGGTCACGACGGTCTGGAAGTGGCGCGGTACCCACAAGGGCTCGTTCATGGGGGTCGCACCGACCGGGAAGACGTACGAGATGTCCGGGAGCACCACGTTCCGGTGCCTAGAAGGAGAGATCATCGAGGGCTGGTGGCACTACAACCCCGGAGCCCTGCAACAGCAGATGGGCGGAACGGGTTCGCCGTACGGAACCTGAGGCCCCATCACGGGGAAGGCAACGGGAAGGCCCCGCTCCGCGACTGCGGAACGGGGCCTTCCCGGCGTGGTGCGCGCGATCAGTGGCTGTGGCCGTGACCGTGGCCGTGACCGGCGTCGCCCTCGTCCTCCGCCGGCTTCTCGACGACCAGGGTCTCGGTCGTGAGCAGCAGGGAGGCGATGGAGGCGGCGTTCTCCAGCGCGGAACGGGTGACCTTCACCGGGTCGATGACGCCGGCCTTGACCAGGTCGCCGTACTCGCCGGTGGCGGCGTTGAAGCCCTGGCCCTTGTCGAGCTCGGCGACCTTCGAGGTGATGACGTAACCCTCGAGACCGGCGTTCTCGGCGATCCAGCGCAGCGGCTCGACGGCGGCGCGGCGCACGACCGCGACACCGGTGGCCTCGTCGCCCGACAGGCCGAGGTTGCCCTCGAGGACCTTCACGGCGTGGACGAGCGCGGAGCCACCGCCGGAGACGATGCCCTCCTCGACCGCGGCGCGGGTCGCCGAGATGGCGTCCTCGAGACGGTGCTTCTTCTCCTTGAGCTCCACCTCGGTGGCGGCGCCGACCTTGATGACGCAGACGCCGCCGGCGAGCTTCGCCAGGCGCTCCTGCAGCTTCTCGCGGTCCCAGTCCGAGTCGGTCGACTCGATCTCGGCCTTGATCTGGTTGACGCGGCCGAGGACCTCGTCGGAGCTGCCGCCACCGTCGACGATGGTGGTGTCGTCCTTGGAGATGGTCACGCGGCGGGCGGAGCCCAGTACGTCAAGACCGGCCTGGTCGAGCTTGAGGCCGACCTCCTCGGCGATGACGGTGGCACCGGTGAGGGTGGCCATGTCCTGGAGCATCGCCTTGCGACGGTCACCGAAGCCGGGGGCCTTGACGGCCACCGCGTTGAAGGTGCCGCGGATCTTGTTGACGACGAGGGTGGAGAGCGCCTCGCCCTCGACGTCCTCGGCGATGATCAGCAGCGGCTTGGAGGCGCCGGCCTGGATGACCTTCTCCAGCAGCGGCAGCAGGTCCTGGATCGAGGAGATCTTGCCCTGGTTGATCAGGATGTACGGGTCGTCGAGGACGGCCTCCATACGCTCCTGGTCGGAGACCATGTACGGCGAGAGGTAGCCCTTGTCGAAGGCCATGCCCTCGGTGAACTCCAGCTCCAGGCCGAAGGTGTTGGACTCCTCGACGGTGATGACACCGTCCTTGCCGACCTTGTCCATCGCCTCGGCGATGAGCTCGCCGACCTGCTGGTCCTGCGCGGAGAGCGCGGCCACGGCGGCGATGTCGGACTTGTCCTCGATCGGGCGGGCGGTCGCGAGGAGCTCCTCGGACACGGCCTTGACCGCGGCGTCGATGCCCTTCTTCAGGGCGGCCGGGGAAGCACCCGCGGCGACGTTGCGCAGACCCTCGCGGACCAGCGCCTGGGCCAGCACGGTGGCGGTGGTGGTGCCGTCACCCGCGATGTCGTTGGTCTTGGTCGCCACCTCCTTCACGAGCTGCGCGCCCAGGTTCTCGTACGGGTCGTCCAGCTCGACCTCGCGGGCGATGGTGACACCGTCGTTGGTGATGGTGGGGGCGCCGAACTTCTTGTCGATGACGACGTTGCGGCCCTTGGGGCCGATCGTCACCTTGACCGTGTCGGCAAGCTTGTTGACGCCGCGCTCGAGGGCGCGACGGGCGTCCTCGTCGAACTTCAGGATCTTCGCCATGGGAGCGGTTCAGCCCTCTCGAAAACTAGGTTTAACGAACCGCGCCCCTCGCCGCCCGGCAATCAGCGGGGTGACCAGGGGCGCAGCTCAAGCAAACTTCTTGAAGCGAATTACTTCTCGACGATCGCGAGCACGTCGCGAGCCGAGAGGACGAGGTACTCCTCGCCGCTGTACTTCACTTCGGTGCCGCCGTACTTGCTGTACAGCACGATGTCGCCGACGGTGACGTCCAGCGGGAGACGCTGGCCGTCCTCGAAGCGACCCGGGCCCACCGCGAGGACGACGCCCTCCTGGGGCTTCTCCTTCGCGGTGTCCGGGATGACCAGGCCGGAGGCCGTGGTCTGCTCGGCGTCGAGCGGCTGGACCACAATGCGGTCCTCAAGCGGCTTGATGGCAACCTTGGAGCTGGCGGTCGTCACGATCCGACCTCCCCCTTCGGAGATCCGGGGTTAACTGTCTGAGGTGGCGACCAGGTCGATCCGTCGTCGCGGGTGCCGGACCTGCCTGTCGCTGTGTTGGCACTCACCGGGGGTGAGTGCCAGGTGCGAGACTATTCCGGCGATTAGCACTCGGTCAAGCGGAGTGCCAATTCTCGACGCCGGGTGTTGCGGGGCTCCTGCGGGGGGCTCGGCGGATTTGCGGCTCGGTGGCACGTTTCCCTCGTGTCGAGGTGGTTCGCCTCAAACGCCGGCGGGGCTTCAAAGGGTGGGGCGGTGCCCCGCAGGAGGGTCTCCTCGGCTCGCGCCAGGCGGCCGCGGTTCTGCCGTTCGGCCTGGGTTGCGCGCTCGTCCTGCGGGGACCCTCCTCCGTGTCCCCACCCCACGGCACGGCTCCGACAGCCCAACCTTGTCCCCCACCTGCCCATGAACCTGCACCCCCAACGGGTGACTGACCCCGTTCCCGATGGGCCTGCACCGCCAACGGGTGAGCAGCCCCCTTCCCCATGGGCCTGCACCGCCCGGGGGGAGCGGTGTGTTTCCCGGTGGGCCTGCGGCGCCAACAGGTCAGTGAGGGGCTTCCCTGTGGGTTTGTGCGGCTGAGGGGAGGGGGGACGTGGTGGGGTGTCCCCGCAGGACGAGGCGCTACCACCGAGCACAACCGAGACGTGCCCGCACGCGCCGAGCCGAGGAGACACCCCACCACGGCCCCCCGGACCGACCCACACCAACAACCCGCCACCCCCAACCCCGCCCACCCGCCGAGGCGCGGGCCCGCCCATTCAGCCTCGCCGGCGATTGAGGCGCGGGCCCGGGCAGCGCCCGGCAGACGGCAGCAACACGACCAAGCAGCCCGCAGGGCAACGGCGCGGGCCCGGGCAGAGCCCGGCGAGGATCCGGACCCCGCGCACCGCCGACCAGGCCTCACGGCAAACGCGTCGATATGTGACGCTTGAGCCGTGCGCATCCTCGTGGTCGAAGACGAAGAAGGCCTCGCCGAATCCCTGCGGCGCGGCCTCTCCGCCGACGGCCACCGCGTCGACGTCGCCCACGACGGCCACCGCGGGCTCGACCTCGCCCTCGCCGGTGGCCCGTACGACGTCGTCCTGCTCGACCTGATGCTCCCGGGTCCCAGCGGCCACGCGATCTGCACCCGCATGCGCGCCCACGGCGACACCACCCCGGTCCTGATGCTCACCGCCCGCGACGGCGAGTACGACGAGGCCGAGGGTCTGGACTCCGGCGCCGACGACTACCTCACCAAGCCGTTCTCCTCCGTGGTCCTGGCCGCCCGGATCCGGGCGGTGGCACGCCGCGCCGGCACGCCGGACCGCGGCACCCTGCAGGCCGGCGACCTCGTCCTGGACCCGCAGGGCCGCCGCTGCCGCCGCGGTGACCGGGACATCGAACTGACCGCCCGCGAACTGGGCGTCCTCGCTTGTCTGATGGAGCAGCCCGGCCGGGCCGTCGCCAAGCAGGACATCCTGGACGAGGTCTGGGACACCCCGCACGGCATCGACCCGAACATCGTGGAGGTGTACGTCTCCTCGCTGCGCAAGAAGATCGACGCACCCTTCGGCCGCCACTCGATCCGCACCGTCCACGGAACCGGCTACCGGATGGCCCCCGACGGTGGTTAGGCCCCGGCGGGCGGATCCCGTGCGCCGTGAAGCCGCCCGCCGCAGGCGACCCGGCATCCGGGCGCGCACCGCCGCGGCCGCCGCACTCGCGATGGCCGCCGTCCTCGCCGGCGGCGGGCTGTGGTTGCACGCCCTGCTCCGGGCCAACCTCCTCGAGAACACCACCGGCCGCGCCGAGCTCGCCGCCCGCAAGGTCGCCGCCCAGCTCGACAACCGGACCCTGCCGACCGGCGGACGGCTGGCCGCGCCCGAGAGCGGAGTGGACCTGGTCCTCGTACGGGACGCGGCCGGGCGGACGGTCGCGTCCACCGGCGATCCGAAGCACGCCCCCGACCTCGGCGGCGCCCCACTGCCCGGCCCCGGTGACGACTCCCGGTCGGCCGTGCTCCCGCCGGCGCACTCCGGCGGGGAACGGCGTGCGGTGGTCGTCGTCGAGGCGCCGGGGGCGCACACGGTGTACGCGATGACCGTGCTCGGCGACGTGGACGACGCGCCCCGGGCCGTCGCGGTCGGGCTGCTCGCGGGGGCGCCCCCGCTGACCGGCTTCGCCGCCGCCCTCGCCTGGTGGGTGACCGGCCGCGCGCTGCGCCCGGTGAGCGCGATCCGCTCCGAACTGGCGGCGGTCACGGCGAGCGAGCTGGACCGGCGAGTTCCGGACCCGGGCGGGGTGGACGAGATCGCGCAGCTGGCCCGGAGCGTCAACGAAACCCTGGACCGGCTGGAGCGTTCCGACGCCCGGCAGCGGCAGTTCACCGCGGACGCCTCCCACGAGCTGCGCAACCCGCTGGCCGCCGTCCGGTCCCGGCTCGAGGTGGCCCTCGCCATGGACCGCCCCGACCGGGAGTCGGTCGCGGCCGCGCTGGCCGATACCGAGCGGCTCCAGGCCGTCGCGGCGGACCTGCTACTGCTGGCCCGCCTCGACGGCGGACCGGCGTCGGCGCCGCGGAGCGAGCCGGTGGACCTGGCCCTGCTGGCCGCGGAGGA
Protein-coding sequences here:
- the groL gene encoding chaperonin GroEL (60 kDa chaperone family; promotes refolding of misfolded polypeptides especially under stressful conditions; forms two stacked rings of heptamers to form a barrel-shaped 14mer; ends can be capped by GroES; misfolded proteins enter the barrel where they are refolded when GroES binds), which produces MAKILKFDEDARRALERGVNKLADTVKVTIGPKGRNVVIDKKFGAPTITNDGVTIAREVELDDPYENLGAQLVKEVATKTNDIAGDGTTTATVLAQALVREGLRNVAAGASPAALKKGIDAAVKAVSEELLATARPIEDKSDIAAVAALSAQDQQVGELIAEAMDKVGKDGVITVEESNTFGLELEFTEGMAFDKGYLSPYMVSDQERMEAVLDDPYILINQGKISSIQDLLPLLEKVIQAGASKPLLIIAEDVEGEALSTLVVNKIRGTFNAVAVKAPGFGDRRKAMLQDMATLTGATVIAEEVGLKLDQAGLDVLGSARRVTISKDDTTIVDGGGSSDEVLGRVNQIKAEIESTDSDWDREKLQERLAKLAGGVCVIKVGAATEVELKEKKHRLEDAISATRAAVEEGIVSGGGSALVHAVKVLEGNLGLSGDEATGVAVVRRAAVEPLRWIAENAGLEGYVITSKVAELDKGQGFNAATGEYGDLVKAGVIDPVKVTRSALENAASIASLLLTTETLVVEKPAEDEGDAGHGHGHGHSH
- the groES gene encoding co-chaperone GroES — encoded protein: MTTASSKVAIKPLEDRIVVQPLDAEQTTASGLVIPDTAKEKPQEGVVLAVGPGRFEDGQRLPLDVTVGDIVLYSKYGGTEVKYSGEEYLVLSARDVLAIVEK
- a CDS encoding response regulator transcription factor; translation: MRILVVEDEEGLAESLRRGLSADGHRVDVAHDGHRGLDLALAGGPYDVVLLDLMLPGPSGHAICTRMRAHGDTTPVLMLTARDGEYDEAEGLDSGADDYLTKPFSSVVLAARIRAVARRAGTPDRGTLQAGDLVLDPQGRRCRRGDRDIELTARELGVLACLMEQPGRAVAKQDILDEVWDTPHGIDPNIVEVYVSSLRKKIDAPFGRHSIRTVHGTGYRMAPDGG
- a CDS encoding sensor histidine kinase; protein product: MRREAARRRRPGIRARTAAAAALAMAAVLAGGGLWLHALLRANLLENTTGRAELAARKVAAQLDNRTLPTGGRLAAPESGVDLVLVRDAAGRTVASTGDPKHAPDLGGAPLPGPGDDSRSAVLPPAHSGGERRAVVVVEAPGAHTVYAMTVLGDVDDAPRAVAVGLLAGAPPLTGFAAALAWWVTGRALRPVSAIRSELAAVTASELDRRVPDPGGVDEIAQLARSVNETLDRLERSDARQRQFTADASHELRNPLAAVRSRLEVALAMDRPDRESVAAALADTERLQAVAADLLLLARLDGGPASAPRSEPVDLALLAAEDAARRGGSRIALRLDARAPVPASGDPARLERALANLVDNALRYASAEVVVRAAAHDGWTVLEVTDDGPGIPEADRDRVFERFVRLDADRGRASGGTGLGLAIAREIARAHGGDVRALPAPAGGARLVLRIP